The following coding sequences lie in one Arachis ipaensis cultivar K30076 chromosome B05, Araip1.1, whole genome shotgun sequence genomic window:
- the LOC107644872 gene encoding scarecrow-like protein 8 — translation MSSPGFTGGGASDFFTGAVRSSTMNTNPSASAVAANNHRHLHPSHPLYRTQQQLPALFLDPSSQITPRHQTPTTQPPPTTLIGKRTLAEFQTQQQHNHLLNNHNHNSNNNHVLSNLLLRSVKPRTASFHTGSPLSPLSPIDFSIPELQIPSSTHHAFQTQRFGMPLFNQLRPNPIHSNSLPLPPPNSNNHFPYRCSNLSGSVSNRVQLPLPAEPDNKINTMDHRLLELEKQLLEDEEEEAEADAASVITTSAWSETIQNLMGNGSTPKPASSSPTSSTTSSTSSSSSVASPAIGCWKQTLMEAASAIAEGKQDSATEILARLSQVSNPNGNSDQRLMDCMVSALKSRVNPLENPPPVAELFSNEHAESTQLMFENSLCFMVGFMAANFAILEAAFENKTELKRFCVVDFDIGHGKQYVSLLLALSARGRTPPAMVRIVAVADTGGQEERLKSVGEMLARQAERFRIGFEFKIVQVTQRFSELTRESLGCDADEFLAVNFAFKLNRIPDESVSTENPRDELLRRVKSLSPRVVTIIEQEINANTAPFLARVADSCSYYGALFDSVESSLGKDNNGNSERVKVEEGLSRRVCNSLACEGRDRVERYEVFGKWRARMGMAGFKSKPLSQNVAESIKSRLAQSNNCNTRVNSGLTVKEENGGICFGWMGKTLTVASAWL, via the coding sequence ATGTCATCGCCGGGCTTCACCGGCGGTGGGGCATCAGATTTCTTCACCGGAGCAGTCCGATCCAGCACCATGAACACGAACCCCAGCGCCTCCGCCGTGGCAGCCAACAACCACCGGCACCTCCACCCTTCCCACCCCCTGTACCGAACCCAACAGCAGCTGCCCGCACTGTTTCTAGATCCTTCCTCACAGATCACGCCTCGCCACCAAACACCAACAACACAACCACCACCAACAACCCTCATCGGTAAACGCACCCTCGCCGAATttcaaacccaacaacaacatAACCACCTCCTTAACAACCACAACCACAACAGCAATAACAACCATGTCCTCTCTAACCTCCTACTCCGCTCCGTTAAGCCAAGGACGGCGTCGTTTCACACAGGTTCCCCTTTGTCCCCTTTATCGCCCATAGACTTCTCAATCCCTGAATTGCAAATCCCTTCCTCAACTCATCATGCCTTCCAAACGCAGCGTTTTGGCATGCCTCTCTTCAACCAGCTTCGCCCTAACCCCATTCACTCCAACAGCCTCCCCTTGCCTCCTCCCAACTCCAATAATCATTTCCCCTACCGATGCTCCAATTTGAGTGGTTCCGTTTCCAACCGGGTCCAGCTCCCGCTCCCGGCCGAACCGGACAACAAGATTAATACGATGGACCACAGGCTTCTGGAATTGGAGAAGCAGCTTctagaagacgaagaagaagaagctgaagCCGATGCGGCTTCTGTGATCACAACTAGCGCGTGGTCAGAGACCATTCAGAATCTCATGGGAAACGGGTCCACACCCAAACCAGCTTCTTCGTCCCCTACATCCTCAACAACGTCTTCAACTTCGTCTTCTTCCTCCGTGGCTTCCCCTGCCATAGGGTGCTGGAAGCAGACGCTAATGGAGGCCGCATCTGCCATAGCCGAAGGTAAACAAGATTCTGCCACTGAGATCCTGGCCAGGTTGAGTCAAGTTTCCAACCCGAATGGAAATTCGGATCAAAGGTTGATGGATTGCATGGTTTCGGCGCTCAAATCGAGGGTAAACCCGCTGGAGAATCCTCCTCCCGTGGCCGAGTTGTTCAGCAACGAACACGCCGAGTCGACTCAGTTGATGTTTGAAAACTCGCTCTGTTTCATGGTAGGGTTCATGGCAGCCAACTTCGCAATCCTCGAAGCTGCATTTGAGAACAAAACGGAGCTGAAGAGGTTCTGCGTGGTTGATTTCGATATAGGCCACGGGAAACAGTACGTGAGCCTTCTACTCGCGCTCTCCGCGCGTGGAAGAACCCCGCCGGCCATGGTAAGGATCGTGGCGGTGGCGGACACCGGCGGCCAAGAAGAGAGATTAAAATCTGTGGGCGAAATGCTAGCAAGACAGGCAGAGAGGTTTAGGATCGGATTCGAGTTCAAAATCGTTCAGGTCACTCAGCGATTCTCCGAGTTGACCCGCGAGTCGCTTGGATGCGACGCGGATGAGTTTCTAGCTGTGAACTTCGCTTTCAAATTGAACCGAATCCCGGACGAGAGCGTGTCCACGGAGAATCCACGCGACGAGCTCTTGAGGCGCGTGAAGTCACTCTCGCCGCGCGTGGTTACAATCATCGAACAGGAAATAAACGCGAACACGGCGCCGTTTCTGGCGCGCGTGGCCGATTCGTGTTCGTATTACGGCGCGCTCTTCGACTCAGTTGAGTCCTCACTCGGCAAGGACAACAATGGTAACTCCGAGCGAGTCAAGGTGGAGGAAGGACTGAGTCGAAGGGTTTGCAACTCGTTGGCGTGTGAAGGCAGAGACCGCGTGGAGCGTTACGAAGTTTTCGGAAAATGGCGGGCACGCATGGGAATGGCGGGGTTCAAGTCCAAGCCACTGAGTCAGAACGTGGCCGAGTCGATCAAGTCACGACTCGCCCAGAGCAACAATTGTAACACCCGAGTCAACTCGGGACTCACCGTTAAAGAAGAGAACGGTGGGATTTGCTTTGGATGGATGGGGAAAACTCTCACCGTCGCTTCTGCTTGGCTCTAA